A DNA window from Niabella yanshanensis contains the following coding sequences:
- a CDS encoding sensor histidine kinase, with amino-acid sequence MNKVYRNKNFWSYLILIASLVLFAGSFVFKSPSLNETSLEYKERELQRGIHKQEDDAATLLKDTSLVRRLSENKETQADMDLLYNKPYGLYLYKGGQGNQRYLHFWNTATIIIPDSVLYQVKDEKLEKLANGYYLIKKFGAANLKDVAIYSAILVQSTYYLNSTDYAKETFPLSPGLTSIAGVSETPTPFAIKSLSGQTSIYLEKKPAATSNPDGPILVVIRLVSFFFAFLALYFLLFKNVVRQYKFADIPLFLFCLLIFRLSLYLCRDLFKLDSLELFGQQLYNANVILPSLGDLFLNSALFCWFGIFIWNRIKPDGTTPAAGKEGRRIKWLQGVVYIVLLLLLTFVIVNVIRSIISNSKVSFDVTNFFGLSIYTAIGFIILAFLSFGFHYFSRILFYYLFPAFKSRTYLIYLIIAIGGLSYIAVGASGSGSLYLICLLWLLIYTFLFNNERPLNKLIRFNISGTIVWIFIFSVSISFLMLSEIDNAELKQRRVYIEKLNVKSDSATERLIVMANVYLDNDFFEENYNRFYDEQQNEYLRDSILSNNYSRYIRDYTPSFYLFDSLNRPMFNTGNLSYESLQNIIQRQSTPTSSPDLYIYEPSYEKFAYITHRRIVNDDGGLVGTVWIISKPNKYSPESIRPELFRQSRDSSSFNSPVYNYAVYSKNLLVTSSKKYPFTSTLVTSQIPKSTFELRENNGYSELWYRAGYDKIIVMTRKNERVLETITLFSYIFCAFLFLVALIQLVSNLLNFALNKGRLKKQIRFSTSIRGQIHNTFILITLLSFLVIGVATISFFTKRFDDSNSEHLGRTMSIMLNEMQSHTEIGSLVYEQADSLNSQRLEEIMKRVADIHGVDVNLYNFRGNLLATSHPDLYDNGVLSSKIDPRAFYYLQKLRHIEHTQKEKILDRKYTNMYAPLRNKDGSFYAYLSIPYFISEQVLNEEISRFLITLINLNAFIFLITGLVALLITNRITHSFALIKDKLMQVNLSKHNEMIIWEKNDEIGSLVTEYNKMVTKLQVSADALAKSERQEAWREMARQVAHEIKNPLTPMKLSLQYLQRAIDNDSPNVQQLTFNVSKTLVEQIDHLSKIAADFSQFANINQVKTEIFDLHEVIQPLIVIYSKNPEVDLLWQPLSQTINVFADKTHMNRVFTNLFGNAIEAAREDVICKMTVKERVEGSRVYVSVSDNGVGIKDEMLDKIFTPNFTTKTSGTGLGLAMCKTIVEQAGGEITFETDVNKGTTFHIQLPLVD; translated from the coding sequence ATGAATAAAGTCTATAGAAATAAGAACTTCTGGAGCTACCTGATACTGATAGCCTCCCTGGTTTTATTTGCAGGCTCTTTTGTTTTTAAATCTCCCTCGTTAAATGAAACTTCTTTAGAGTATAAGGAAAGAGAACTTCAAAGGGGGATTCACAAACAGGAAGACGATGCAGCTACACTACTGAAGGATACTTCTCTTGTACGGAGGCTAAGTGAAAATAAAGAAACGCAGGCCGATATGGATCTGCTATATAATAAACCTTATGGTTTATATCTTTATAAGGGAGGGCAGGGTAATCAGCGTTACCTGCATTTCTGGAATACGGCTACCATTATTATACCGGATAGTGTTTTATACCAGGTAAAAGATGAGAAGCTCGAAAAACTGGCCAACGGCTATTACCTGATCAAGAAGTTTGGTGCAGCAAACTTAAAAGATGTGGCTATTTATTCCGCTATCCTGGTTCAATCCACCTACTATTTAAATTCAACTGACTATGCAAAAGAAACATTCCCCTTAAGCCCCGGACTTACTTCAATAGCCGGTGTTAGTGAAACACCTACACCCTTTGCGATAAAGTCGTTGTCTGGCCAAACCTCTATTTATCTCGAAAAGAAACCTGCAGCCACGTCTAATCCGGACGGACCAATACTGGTAGTAATTAGGCTGGTGAGCTTTTTTTTCGCGTTTCTGGCGCTTTATTTCCTACTTTTTAAAAACGTGGTAAGGCAATATAAGTTTGCTGATATACCCTTGTTCCTTTTTTGTTTGCTTATTTTCAGGCTATCATTGTATTTATGCCGCGACTTATTTAAACTGGATAGCCTCGAACTTTTTGGCCAGCAGTTATATAATGCTAACGTAATATTGCCCAGCCTGGGAGATCTATTCCTTAACAGTGCTCTTTTTTGCTGGTTTGGCATTTTTATATGGAACAGGATAAAGCCCGATGGTACGACACCTGCCGCTGGTAAGGAGGGGCGCCGTATTAAATGGTTGCAGGGTGTTGTTTATATAGTTTTGTTACTACTGCTCACTTTTGTTATAGTAAATGTGATCCGGAGCATTATCTCTAACTCAAAAGTTTCTTTTGATGTTACTAATTTTTTCGGGCTATCTATTTACACTGCAATCGGATTTATCATCCTGGCTTTTCTTTCATTTGGCTTTCATTATTTTTCCCGCATACTTTTTTATTATCTCTTTCCTGCATTTAAAAGCAGAACCTACCTGATTTATCTTATTATAGCGATAGGGGGACTTTCTTATATCGCCGTTGGCGCTTCCGGTTCCGGCTCCCTGTACCTGATTTGTTTATTATGGCTGTTGATCTATACGTTTCTCTTTAACAATGAGCGGCCTTTAAATAAACTGATCCGGTTCAATATTTCGGGTACTATAGTCTGGATATTTATTTTTTCTGTGAGTATATCTTTTCTGATGTTGTCGGAGATTGATAATGCGGAGCTGAAACAGCGGCGGGTTTATATCGAAAAGCTAAATGTGAAGAGCGATTCGGCCACAGAACGTTTGATCGTAATGGCTAATGTTTACCTGGATAATGATTTTTTCGAAGAAAACTACAATAGGTTTTATGACGAGCAGCAAAATGAGTATTTAAGGGATAGTATTCTTTCTAATAATTATTCGAGATATATCAGGGATTATACGCCGAGCTTTTACCTTTTTGACAGTTTAAATAGGCCTATGTTCAATACAGGGAATCTCTCTTATGAATCTCTTCAAAATATAATACAAAGACAATCGACTCCAACCAGTTCTCCGGACCTTTATATTTATGAACCATCGTATGAAAAATTCGCCTATATAACGCACCGGCGTATAGTTAACGATGACGGTGGCCTGGTTGGAACGGTGTGGATCATATCTAAACCCAATAAGTATTCACCAGAATCCATTCGCCCCGAACTTTTCAGGCAATCCAGAGATTCGTCGTCTTTCAATTCTCCTGTATATAATTACGCTGTGTACTCTAAGAACTTATTGGTTACTTCCTCTAAGAAGTATCCTTTTACGTCAACCTTAGTTACATCTCAAATTCCGAAGTCGACCTTCGAACTAAGAGAAAATAATGGTTACAGTGAATTATGGTATCGTGCAGGTTATGATAAAATTATTGTAATGACACGCAAAAATGAGCGTGTTCTCGAAACAATTACGCTGTTTTCGTATATCTTTTGTGCCTTTCTCTTCCTGGTAGCATTAATACAGCTGGTATCCAATCTGCTCAATTTTGCTTTGAATAAGGGGCGGCTCAAAAAGCAAATCCGTTTCTCTACCAGCATTCGCGGGCAAATACATAATACATTTATATTAATTACCCTTTTATCCTTTTTGGTGATTGGGGTAGCTACTATATCATTTTTTACCAAGCGCTTTGATGATTCCAATTCAGAACACCTGGGTAGAACCATGAGTATTATGCTGAATGAGATGCAGTCGCATACTGAGATCGGATCTTTGGTGTATGAGCAGGCAGACTCTTTGAATTCTCAAAGGCTGGAAGAGATTATGAAGCGTGTTGCTGATATACACGGCGTAGATGTCAATCTTTATAACTTCAGGGGAAACCTGCTGGCTACCAGTCATCCTGATTTGTACGATAACGGGGTCCTTAGTTCGAAGATAGACCCGCGTGCCTTTTATTATTTACAAAAATTACGTCATATAGAGCATACACAAAAAGAGAAAATACTCGATCGTAAGTACACCAATATGTATGCTCCTTTAAGAAATAAAGACGGATCTTTCTATGCTTATCTTAGTATACCGTACTTTATTTCCGAGCAGGTGTTGAATGAAGAAATATCTAGGTTTTTAATTACGTTAATCAATCTTAACGCGTTCATTTTTTTGATTACAGGATTGGTAGCTTTACTCATTACCAACCGCATCACCCATTCTTTTGCGCTCATAAAGGACAAGCTGATGCAGGTAAACCTGTCCAAGCATAACGAAATGATCATTTGGGAAAAGAATGATGAAATCGGCAGCCTGGTAACAGAATATAATAAGATGGTGACCAAGCTGCAGGTAAGCGCCGATGCCCTGGCTAAATCGGAAAGACAGGAAGCCTGGCGGGAAATGGCCCGGCAGGTAGCGCACGAGATAAAGAATCCTTTAACTCCCATGAAGCTAAGTTTGCAGTACCTGCAGCGGGCTATCGATAATGACAGTCCCAATGTACAGCAGCTTACTTTTAATGTATCTAAAACCCTGGTAGAACAGATTGATCACCTCTCAAAGATTGCAGCTGATTTTTCGCAGTTCGCCAATATTAACCAGGTTAAAACTGAGATTTTCGACTTGCATGAAGTTATACAACCCTTAATTGTCATTTACAGCAAGAACCCGGAGGTGGACCTGCTTTGGCAGCCCCTTTCTCAGACCATTAACGTGTTTGCCGATAAAACGCATATGAACAGGGTATTTACCAACCTGTTTGGAAATGCCATAGAAGCTGCCCGTGAAGATGTGATCTGCAAAATGACGGTGAAGGAAAGGGTAGAGGGAAGCAGGGTTTATGTAAGTGTGAGCGACAATGGAGTAGGTATAAAAGATGAGATGCTGGATAAGATATTTACCCCCAATTTCACTACTAAAACTTCAGGTACCGGTCTGGGTTTGGCTATGTGTAAAACTATTGTTGAGCAAGCTGGTGGCGAAATAACTTTTGAAACAGACGTCAACAAAGGCACCACTTTCCATATCCAGCTTCCCCTGGTGGATTAA
- a CDS encoding RrF2 family transcriptional regulator, protein MKITAQEEYGLRILIRIGSCKDRDGMSIPQLSETEQLSQHYIAKLTRLLRMSNFIRSTPGNKGGYVLAKPADKIVIKQVLEALGTPLDKEFTDENGAVMRFCTSSVDCSSRSLWQMIQMTVNNLLERITLSDLVNENEASKTIFDALVPEFLEKR, encoded by the coding sequence ATGAAAATTACTGCACAGGAAGAATATGGTTTAAGAATATTGATTCGTATTGGGTCTTGCAAAGATCGTGATGGTATGAGCATACCCCAGTTAAGCGAAACAGAGCAGTTAAGCCAGCATTATATAGCAAAATTAACCCGGCTACTCCGTATGTCTAACTTCATCCGCAGTACACCAGGTAATAAAGGAGGCTACGTATTAGCCAAACCTGCTGATAAAATAGTTATTAAACAGGTTCTGGAGGCTTTGGGAACCCCACTCGATAAGGAGTTTACCGACGAAAATGGCGCTGTAATGCGCTTCTGTACCAGTTCGGTAGATTGTTCGTCCAGGTCGCTTTGGCAAATGATACAAATGACGGTAAATAATCTCCTCGAACGCATCACATTGTCCGATCTGGTAAATGAAAACGAGGCATCAAAAACTATTTTTGACGCCCTGGTGCCGGAATTCCTGGAAAAAAGATAA
- a CDS encoding iron-sulfur cluster assembly protein, translated as MNEEEIKEKVVEVIKTIFDPELPVNILELGLIYKIEVNEGGNVFVLMTLTAPGCPAAQSLPLEVDEKVRAVEGVSDVLVTVTWDPPWNKSMMSEVAQLELGFM; from the coding sequence ATGAACGAAGAAGAAATAAAAGAAAAGGTAGTAGAGGTCATTAAAACCATCTTCGACCCCGAATTGCCGGTGAATATTTTAGAGCTGGGGCTTATTTATAAAATAGAGGTGAATGAGGGTGGGAATGTTTTTGTTTTGATGACACTTACAGCACCCGGTTGCCCCGCTGCCCAATCATTGCCGTTGGAAGTGGATGAAAAGGTAAGGGCAGTTGAAGGCGTAAGTGATGTATTGGTTACTGTAACCTGGGATCCGCCATGGAATAAATCAATGATGAGCGAGGTAGCGCAATTAGAACTTGGCTTTATGTAA
- a CDS encoding SufE family protein, whose amino-acid sequence MANTIEQTEAEIVEDFSLFDSWDDKYEYIIDLGKKLAPLPDEHKIDENKVKGCQSTVWLIAGYRDGKVYYQAESDAVIVKGLISMLIRVLSGHTPDEILSADMDFINKIGMTSHLAQTRSNGLLAMVRQMKNYALAFKSLKFDA is encoded by the coding sequence ATGGCAAATACAATAGAACAAACAGAAGCTGAAATAGTGGAAGACTTTTCGCTTTTCGATAGCTGGGACGATAAATACGAGTACATTATTGATCTTGGTAAAAAACTGGCGCCCCTGCCTGACGAGCATAAAATAGATGAAAATAAAGTTAAAGGATGCCAGTCTACCGTATGGCTCATTGCAGGTTATCGCGATGGCAAGGTATATTACCAGGCCGAAAGCGATGCGGTTATTGTGAAAGGCCTCATCAGCATGCTTATTCGCGTATTGAGCGGGCATACACCCGATGAGATCTTAAGTGCCGATATGGACTTTATTAATAAGATTGGCATGACCAGTCACCTCGCCCAAACCCGTTCTAACGGGCTGTTGGCAATGGTAAGACAAATGAAGAACTATGCTTTAGCGTTTAAAAGTTTAAAGTTTGATGCATAG
- a CDS encoding cysteine desulfurase has product METATINAIHTYDVAAIRKDFPILNREVKGHPLVYFDNAATSQKPQSVIDALVHYYSFNNANVHRGIHSLAEEATADFEATRDAVKDFINAASREEIIYTRGTTEGINLVAYTWARQNLKQGDEVIISGMEHHSNIVPWQIICEQNNAKLKVIPVNDKGELLMDEYSALLNDRTKLVAVNHVSNAMGTVNPVKEIIQLAHDKGAVVLIDGAQSAMHLDIDVQDLDCDFFAFSSHKLLGPTGMGILYGKKDLLNAMPVFAGGGEMIKEVTFEKTTYNELPYKFEAGTPNIADAIALKPAIDYINKVGKDNIRKHEDLLLNHATERLRAIDGLQIIGNNDHKVSVLSFVISGVHPQDVGILLDNKGIAVRTGHHCAEPLMNRFCVPGTIRASFALYNTIEEVDKLAEGLIKAVKILR; this is encoded by the coding sequence ATGGAAACAGCAACTATAAATGCTATACATACTTATGATGTAGCAGCTATCCGGAAAGACTTCCCCATTCTTAACCGGGAAGTAAAAGGACACCCCCTGGTGTACTTCGACAATGCGGCTACTTCGCAAAAACCTCAATCGGTTATTGACGCGCTGGTACATTATTACAGTTTTAATAATGCCAATGTGCACAGGGGCATTCATTCTTTAGCAGAAGAGGCCACTGCCGACTTCGAAGCAACAAGAGATGCAGTTAAGGATTTCATTAACGCTGCTTCCCGTGAAGAGATCATTTATACCCGTGGTACTACAGAAGGGATTAACCTGGTAGCTTATACCTGGGCGAGGCAAAACCTGAAGCAGGGAGATGAGGTGATCATATCAGGAATGGAGCACCATTCCAATATTGTTCCCTGGCAGATTATATGCGAACAAAACAACGCCAAACTAAAAGTAATTCCCGTTAACGACAAGGGGGAGTTACTAATGGATGAGTACAGCGCGTTATTAAACGATCGTACCAAACTGGTTGCAGTCAATCATGTATCCAACGCAATGGGAACCGTAAATCCTGTTAAAGAGATCATTCAGCTGGCACATGATAAAGGCGCGGTGGTATTAATAGATGGGGCCCAAAGCGCCATGCACCTGGATATTGACGTGCAGGACCTCGACTGTGATTTCTTTGCGTTCTCTTCCCATAAGTTACTCGGTCCCACAGGTATGGGCATATTATATGGCAAGAAAGATTTATTGAATGCTATGCCGGTATTTGCAGGTGGTGGTGAAATGATCAAAGAAGTAACATTTGAAAAAACCACTTACAATGAACTGCCTTACAAGTTTGAAGCCGGCACACCCAATATTGCTGATGCGATTGCCTTAAAACCGGCAATTGACTATATTAATAAGGTTGGCAAGGATAATATCCGCAAGCACGAAGACCTGCTGTTGAATCATGCCACGGAAAGGCTGAGAGCGATCGATGGCCTGCAGATCATCGGCAACAACGACCACAAGGTAAGTGTACTTTCATTTGTGATCAGTGGTGTGCATCCACAGGATGTAGGCATACTATTAGACAATAAAGGTATTGCCGTCAGAACGGGTCATCACTGCGCCGAACCTTTGATGAACCGGTTCTGTGTTCCGGGCACGATCAGGGCTTCTTTTGCCTTGTATAACACTATCGAAGAGGTAGATAAATTAGCAGAAGGATTAATTAAAGCAGTTAAGATTTTAAGGTAA
- the sufD gene encoding Fe-S cluster assembly protein SufD: MDTITYFKERFEQLQANPVDTHIKAMRDEAFSEFEQTGIPTVKHEEWKYTRINDFFGKDYHFTTDLKEQSFTAADLEKLQLPGHEEANLIVFINGHFHPELSHTRSEELEITSLQAATTHTQYGSIVKEHLGHSAAYHKDGINALNTAFIQEGVFVHVFRSKAASHPIYLYNITDARSGNIFAQPRSLVHVAENAQVQIVETFVTLGADESFTNQVIELVVEKDAILDLYKIQNDEPNSKVVSTTHVHQVGKSVANVVTVSLNGGLIRNNLNMVMSAEYCEANMFGLYLGDQQTHIDNHTVVDNRQPNCLSNELYKGVLNGDSTGVFNGKIFVRQIAQKTNAYQSNRNILLSDNASVNTKPQLEIFADDVKCSHGCTVGSLDEDALFYMRSRGIEEKTATSLLLHGFALDVIEKIRHENVRTFVDELVVKKLDL; the protein is encoded by the coding sequence ATGGATACAATTACTTATTTTAAAGAACGTTTTGAACAGCTTCAGGCGAATCCTGTAGATACTCATATTAAAGCTATGAGAGATGAAGCTTTCTCTGAATTTGAACAAACAGGCATTCCAACTGTAAAGCACGAGGAATGGAAATATACCCGCATCAATGATTTCTTTGGAAAAGATTATCATTTTACGACAGACCTTAAAGAACAATCTTTTACGGCTGCCGACCTGGAAAAATTACAATTGCCCGGTCATGAAGAAGCCAACCTGATCGTTTTTATCAATGGCCATTTTCATCCGGAGCTGTCGCATACCAGGTCTGAAGAATTGGAGATCACCTCTCTGCAGGCAGCAACGACTCATACCCAATACGGCTCAATTGTAAAAGAGCATCTGGGACACAGTGCTGCTTACCATAAAGATGGCATTAATGCGTTGAATACCGCTTTTATACAAGAAGGTGTGTTTGTACATGTATTCAGAAGCAAAGCTGCCAGTCACCCTATTTACCTGTATAATATTACAGATGCCCGAAGCGGGAATATTTTCGCTCAACCCAGAAGCCTGGTGCATGTTGCAGAAAATGCGCAGGTGCAAATTGTAGAAACATTTGTAACCCTCGGAGCAGATGAAAGCTTTACCAACCAGGTAATAGAATTGGTGGTGGAAAAAGATGCGATCCTGGATTTGTATAAAATTCAGAATGACGAGCCCAATTCGAAGGTAGTAAGCACTACCCATGTACACCAGGTAGGTAAAAGTGTAGCCAACGTGGTTACCGTTTCATTAAATGGAGGCCTGATCCGTAATAACCTGAATATGGTCATGTCTGCAGAGTATTGCGAGGCGAACATGTTTGGATTGTACCTGGGAGACCAGCAAACACATATTGACAACCACACGGTGGTAGATAACCGCCAGCCTAATTGCCTCAGCAACGAATTGTACAAGGGCGTGTTGAATGGTGATTCAACAGGTGTTTTCAACGGCAAGATATTTGTACGTCAGATTGCTCAGAAAACCAATGCTTACCAAAGCAATCGGAATATATTATTATCCGACAATGCCAGCGTTAACACGAAGCCTCAACTGGAAATTTTTGCCGATGATGTAAAATGTTCGCATGGCTGTACTGTAGGAAGCCTGGATGAAGATGCACTTTTTTACATGCGTTCACGCGGCATTGAAGAAAAAACTGCCACTTCACTCCTGCTTCATGGTTTTGCATTGGATGTGATAGAAAAAATCAGGCACGAAAATGTGAGAACATTCGTGGATGAGCTGGTTGTGAAGAAACTGGATTTATAA
- a CDS encoding Uma2 family endonuclease → MAYPALKPISPEVYLAEERRSSTKHHYFNGDVVAMAGASIAHNTIVSNLIREVGVFLKEKDCNIFPSDLRVNIPSAATYTYPDATIICGSPEVTDEQRDTVKNPTVIFEVLSATTREYDTSKKFLFYQRIPSLKEYILIDSTLRSVVIYRRQEDELWNIAVTEGAEGSLKISSIGFSLSFKELYSNVTLRTI, encoded by the coding sequence ATGGCTTACCCGGCATTAAAACCCATTAGTCCTGAGGTTTATCTCGCGGAAGAGCGAAGATCATCAACCAAACATCACTACTTTAATGGTGACGTGGTAGCTATGGCCGGTGCAAGCATCGCTCACAATACTATTGTATCGAATTTGATCAGAGAAGTTGGCGTTTTTTTAAAGGAAAAAGACTGTAATATTTTTCCTAGCGACCTTAGAGTTAACATTCCTTCGGCGGCAACATACACTTACCCGGATGCTACGATCATTTGTGGTTCACCTGAAGTAACAGACGAACAGCGTGACACTGTAAAAAACCCTACGGTTATTTTTGAGGTTTTATCAGCAACTACCCGTGAATACGATACGAGTAAAAAGTTCCTTTTTTACCAGCGCATTCCGTCTCTTAAAGAGTATATATTAATAGACAGTACGCTGCGATCGGTAGTAATATACCGCAGACAGGAGGATGAATTGTGGAATATTGCAGTTACGGAGGGAGCAGAAGGCAGTTTAAAAATATCGTCAATTGGATTTTCTCTTTCGTTCAAAGAGCTTTACAGCAATGTAACGTTGCGTACTATATAA
- the sufC gene encoding Fe-S cluster assembly ATPase SufC: protein MLTINNLKAGIEDREILKGINLQINPGEVHAIMGPNGSGKSTLASVLAGKADYEVLGGSVEFLGKDLLDLDPEERAGEGVFLSFQYPVEIPGLSTTNFMKTAVNEVRKYRGEEELDAVSFLKKMKEKMALVEIDQVMLSRSLNEGFSGGEKKRNEIFQMAMLEPKLAILDETDSGLDIDAIRIVANGVNKLRTPENGILVITHYQRLLDYIVPDFVHVLYNGQIVKSGTKELAYELEEKGYDFIKSALV from the coding sequence ATGTTAACAATTAACAACCTGAAAGCAGGTATTGAAGATAGAGAAATACTTAAAGGAATTAATTTACAGATAAACCCAGGTGAAGTACATGCAATTATGGGCCCTAATGGTTCTGGAAAAAGTACATTGGCATCTGTATTGGCAGGCAAGGCAGATTATGAAGTATTAGGCGGATCAGTAGAATTTCTGGGAAAAGATCTTTTAGATCTGGATCCTGAAGAGCGTGCAGGGGAAGGCGTATTCCTGAGCTTTCAATATCCCGTTGAAATTCCAGGTTTGAGTACCACCAATTTTATGAAAACAGCAGTGAACGAAGTACGCAAATATCGCGGTGAAGAAGAATTAGATGCTGTTTCTTTCCTGAAAAAAATGAAAGAAAAAATGGCCCTGGTAGAAATCGATCAGGTAATGTTAAGCCGTTCTTTGAATGAAGGGTTCTCAGGTGGTGAGAAAAAACGTAATGAGATCTTCCAGATGGCGATGCTTGAACCTAAATTAGCCATACTGGATGAAACAGACTCAGGTCTGGATATCGATGCGATCCGGATTGTAGCTAATGGTGTAAATAAACTACGCACGCCTGAAAACGGAATTCTGGTAATCACGCACTACCAGCGTTTATTGGATTATATCGTTCCGGATTTTGTTCACGTATTATATAATGGTCAGATTGTAAAATCGGGTACCAAAGAGCTGGCTTACGAACTGGAAGAAAAAGGATACGATTTTATTAAAAGCGCTTTAGTGTAA
- the sufB gene encoding Fe-S cluster assembly protein SufB, translated as MNTDTDQLVKPENTEVEFDPIESHVNSEYKYGFVTEIESESAPKGLSEDIVRFISAKKNEPEWMLEWRLKAYAQWLKMKEPNWANVTFPTINYQDVIYYSAPKQKVKPNSLDEVDPELIKTFEKLGISLEEQKRLTGVAVDAVIDSVSIGTSFKEQLAELGIIFCSMSEAIQEHPELVRQYLGSVVPVTDNYFSALNSAVFSDGSFCFIPKGVRSPMELSTYFRINAENTGQFERTLIVAEDGAYVSYLEGCTAPMRDENQLHAAVVEIVALDNAEVKYSTVQNWYPGDKDGKGGIYNFVTKRGICKGVNSKISWTQVETGSSITWKYPSVILQGDNSIGEFYSVAVTNNRQQADTGTKMLHIGKNTRSRIVSKGISAGYSNNSYRGLVRVGKNAANARNFSQCDSLLLGDKCGAHTFPYIEVKNSTGMVEHEATTSKIGEDQIFYCNQRGIDTETAVALIINGFAKEVMNQLPMEFAVEAQKLLAISLEGSVG; from the coding sequence ATGAACACAGACACAGACCAATTAGTAAAGCCCGAAAACACAGAGGTTGAGTTTGATCCGATAGAAAGCCATGTCAACAGTGAATATAAATATGGTTTTGTAACAGAAATTGAATCAGAATCGGCTCCCAAAGGGTTAAGTGAAGATATCGTACGTTTTATTTCAGCAAAAAAGAACGAACCGGAGTGGATGCTGGAATGGAGGTTAAAAGCCTATGCGCAGTGGCTTAAAATGAAAGAGCCTAACTGGGCTAACGTTACATTTCCTACCATCAACTACCAGGATGTCATATACTACTCTGCTCCCAAACAGAAAGTGAAGCCTAACAGTCTTGATGAAGTAGATCCTGAATTGATCAAAACTTTCGAAAAGCTGGGTATCTCTTTGGAAGAGCAAAAGCGCCTTACGGGGGTTGCCGTAGATGCTGTTATTGATAGCGTATCTATCGGAACTTCTTTTAAAGAGCAGCTGGCAGAATTAGGTATTATTTTCTGTTCAATGAGTGAAGCTATACAGGAACATCCCGAGCTTGTTCGCCAATATCTGGGCAGCGTGGTTCCTGTTACTGACAACTATTTTTCTGCTTTAAATTCGGCGGTGTTCAGCGACGGGTCATTCTGCTTCATTCCTAAAGGTGTTCGCAGCCCGATGGAACTGTCCACCTATTTCCGTATTAATGCTGAAAATACAGGGCAGTTCGAACGTACTTTAATTGTAGCGGAAGACGGTGCTTACGTAAGCTACCTGGAAGGGTGCACCGCACCCATGAGAGATGAAAATCAATTACATGCAGCGGTTGTCGAAATTGTTGCTTTAGATAACGCAGAAGTTAAATACTCTACTGTGCAAAACTGGTATCCCGGCGATAAGGATGGTAAAGGCGGCATTTACAACTTCGTTACCAAACGTGGAATTTGCAAGGGTGTTAATTCTAAAATAAGCTGGACGCAGGTAGAAACCGGTTCTTCTATTACCTGGAAATACCCCAGCGTTATTCTTCAGGGCGATAACTCTATCGGAGAATTTTATTCGGTAGCGGTTACCAATAACCGCCAACAGGCTGATACCGGAACCAAAATGCTACACATCGGTAAAAATACGAGAAGTCGCATTGTAAGTAAAGGAATATCAGCAGGTTATAGCAACAACAGCTATCGTGGTTTAGTTAGAGTAGGTAAGAATGCGGCAAATGCACGAAACTTCTCTCAATGTGATTCCCTGCTGTTAGGTGATAAGTGTGGCGCCCATACTTTCCCTTATATAGAAGTAAAGAACAGCACAGGGATGGTGGAGCATGAAGCAACGACTTCAAAAATCGGCGAAGACCAGATCTTTTATTGTAACCAACGTGGTATCGATACAGAAACTGCAGTAGCATTGATCATTAATGGCTTTGCGAAGGAAGTAATGAATCAGTTACCCATGGAGTTTGCAGTTGAAGCACAGAAATTGCTGGCAATCAGCCTGGAAGGAAGTGTAGGCTAA
- a CDS encoding ferritin family protein: MGFDQYHEPPEELSQPVRTFARMIQSLIEEAEAIDWYEQRIHVEKDEEAKKIMKQAQKEEFIHFAMDLEFLLRKKEDWRTVMKNVLFKPGDIVENGEKAEDKLEE, from the coding sequence ATGGGATTTGATCAGTATCACGAACCGCCTGAAGAGCTATCGCAACCAGTTAGAACATTTGCGCGTATGATCCAGTCATTAATTGAGGAAGCAGAGGCCATCGACTGGTATGAGCAACGTATTCATGTTGAAAAAGACGAGGAAGCAAAAAAAATCATGAAGCAGGCGCAAAAGGAAGAGTTCATTCATTTTGCCATGGACCTCGAATTCCTGTTGCGTAAAAAAGAAGATTGGCGTACCGTTATGAAAAATGTATTATTTAAACCTGGTGATATTGTAGAGAACGGAGAGAAGGCTGAAGATAAGTTGGAAGAATAA